CCAAGGAGAAAGAGCTAGTGTTGATTCCCGGCATGGAATCAATCTTGTATGCACCATTGGAATCAGCATTCACTTCGATGACATCACGAAGACGATCGCCCTGATAGAAGTCAAAATCGGAACCCACGACACGAACACGAGCAAAGCTTGCCGGTTCTCCATTATCGAGGTAAAGGACGCCTGCCAGTTCGGGAGAACCAGTTTCAGCACTGTTACCGGCAACGTTGGTATTGCAGCCCACAGAAAGCAGGCTGACCATTCCGGCAGCAAGTAAACTATGTCTTAACCCAAACTTCATAGCGTGCAATATAAATATAGATATGTAATTTGTCTTTTGGACAACGAAAAAACACAAAAGGTTGCCCGCAGACAACGGGAAATTAGGCGAAAAATTGCTAAAAAACACACAAAAACATCAATTTTCCGTTTTTTGGCCTCCCGATACATGAATTTTATATATGTTCATGGTATGCAACCGCAAGCTTTAAGACTTTCTGAGATAACTATTGCAAATCTGCGCTCTATCCAGCGTCAGACGTTTCCCCTCAGTAGTTTTACAGCCCTAATCGGGTACAACAACGCCGGCAAGACCAACATTTTGATGGGAATCCGCTGGCTTTTGGCCCATTTTTCCCTAGACATCTCCTATTTCGACAATCCCAACGAGCCTGTGGAAGTCATAGGTGTCTTTGACGGTATTTCGGAACAAGTCCTGGCCCGCCTCGGCGAAGAAAAGGCGGCAGCAATTATGCCGTACCTGATTACCACAGGGGCCAACGCAGGCAGGCTCAGCATCAAGAAACTCCAGAGAGTTCCTGGTGAAAATCCGGATTCCGTAGAAACCTTCGTTTTCGTTCCGTCCAACAAGCGCAACGGCAGAAACAACAAGGAATGGATCCGGGCCGACGAAGATTTTCTGTCGGCATTCAACAGAATGTTCCCGGAATCCATCGCCATTTGGGACTTTGAAGGAAACCAGGCCTTCACCAAGCTGTTGCACGAAATTTTCAAGCCGTTGGAAAGGCGTTTCGGTGGTGAAATCAATATGCTGCTGAGCAAGTTCAGCGACATCCTTTCCCCGGAAAGCGAAAACAGGGCCGAAGAAATGGTCGCCTTCGATCGCGACGTCAATGAAAAACTGAGACCGCTGTTCCCCAGCGTCAAGGTGGAATTGGACATTCCTGTTCCCACGTTGGAAACTTTCCTGAAAAAGGCTAGCCTCAAGGTTATTGACGAAGACGACGGGTTTGAACGAGACATTACCCGCATGGGTGCAGGTTCCAAGCGCGCCATCCAGATGGCCTTGATCCGCTACCTTGCCGACATCAAGAAGCATCACAACAACCACTACCTGAGCCGTACCATGCTGCTCATCGATTCCCCGGAATTGTACCTGCATCCCCAGGCGGTTGAATTGGTGCGAGTCGCCCTGAAGAACTTGTCCAACGAGGGCTACCAGGTGGTGTTCGCCACCCACAGCGCCCAGATGGTCACTAGCGAAGATGTAAGCACTTCCCTCCTGATTCGTAAGAACAAGGAACGCGGCACCTTCATGCGAAAGCGAATGGAAGACGCTGTTCACCAGGTGGTGCAAGACGCTCCCAGCCAGCTGCAGATGCTGTTCAGTTTGAGCAACAGCAACGAATTGCTGTTTGCAGACTACGTTCTTTTGACCGAAGGAAAAACAGAACTTCGTGTTTTGCCCGCATTGTTTGAACGCATTACCGGGCAAAGTTTTGCTTTGATCAAGTGCGCCCTGGTTCGCCAAGGCGGTGTCAGCAACACCCGCAAGAGTATGCTGGTTCTTGGCGCCATGGACATGCCGGTACGCGCCATCGTGGACTTGGATTACGCTTTCACGACGGCCACTCACGACGGATTCCTGGACTTTAACGATCCGGACATCAGATACTGCCAGAATCTCTTTAGGGAATTGGCATTCCAGCACCATCTGCGTCTGGTAAACGGTCTCCCCGTAAGCAAGCACAGCAACACTACCGCTGCGCAGGCCTACGCCATGATGGCCGCCATGCCCGAAGCCGAGCGCCCCATCAGAAGCATTCATGCCAAGCTTCGCAGCCAAGGCATTTGGGTCTGGACCAAGGGCGCCATCGAAGAGCACCTGGGTTTGACAGCAAAGAACGAGGCCACCTGGAGCAAGTTCATTGAGCGCAGCAAGGCCCAGAATTTCACAAAGACCCTCCCCGACTACGCAAGCATCGAGGAACTTTGCAAGTGGATTATCGAAGGTAGTCAAACCTACTAAGGACCAGACTCCCTCTGCCAAAGCACATGTTTGAGATAGAAAAAAGAGACCCCGTGATGTTCACGGGGTCTTCTTTTTAGTTTATCTTAAAACGCTTTGGGTTCGCGAAACCGCAAGCCCTAAACGAAATTAGATAGAGTCAATAACCTTGTTGAACTGTTCAACCGGGCGCATCCACTTCTTGAGAAGTTCTGCCTTGGGGAAGTAGTAACCACCGATGTCTACGGGCTGGCCCTGGGCAGCGGTAAGGGCACCAACAATGTCCTTTTCTGCGGCGGTGAGGGCTGCGGCAACGGGAGCGAACTTTGCAGCAAGTTCTGCATCAGCAGTCTGTGCGGCAAGAGCTTCGGCCCAGTACATTGCCAGGTAGAAGTGGGAACCGCGGTTGTCCAGGTCACCAATCTTACGGGCCGGAGTACGGTTGTTTTCAAGAATGCGGCCGTTGGCTTCGTCCAGAGTGTCAGCTAGAACCTTAGCCTTCTTGTTGCCGGTAGTGGAGGCAATCTGTTCGAAGGACGGAACCAGAGCGAAGTATTCGCCCAGGGAATCCCAGCGCAGGTAGTTTTCTGCGAGGAACTGCTGTACGTGCTTGGGAGCGGAGCCACCTGCACCAGTTTCGAACATGCCGCCACCAGCCATGAGAGGCACGATGGAGTACATCTTGGCGGAAGTACCCACTTCCAAGATCGGGAACAGGTCGGTGAGGTAGTCACGCATCACGTTACCGGTAACGCTGATGGTGTCAAGGCCAGCCTTGGCGCGGGTCAGGGATTCGGTAATGGCGGACTTGGGGTCCATAATCTTGATGTCGAGACCGGTGAGGTCGTGGTCCTTCAGGTAGAGTTCCACCTTCTTCTGGATTTCACGGTCATGACCACGCTGCGGGTCCAGCCAGAAGATAGCCGGAGTGTTGGAAACGCGAGCGCGATTCACAGCCAGCTTGACCCAGTCCTTGATGGGAGCGTCCTTAGCCTGGCACATACGGAAGATGTCGCCGGCTTCAACGTCCTGGGAAAGGAGAACTTCGCCCTTGCTGTTCACGGCACGGATAACGCC
The sequence above is drawn from the Fibrobacter sp. genome and encodes:
- a CDS encoding AAA family ATPase, with product MQPQALRLSEITIANLRSIQRQTFPLSSFTALIGYNNAGKTNILMGIRWLLAHFSLDISYFDNPNEPVEVIGVFDGISEQVLARLGEEKAAAIMPYLITTGANAGRLSIKKLQRVPGENPDSVETFVFVPSNKRNGRNNKEWIRADEDFLSAFNRMFPESIAIWDFEGNQAFTKLLHEIFKPLERRFGGEINMLLSKFSDILSPESENRAEEMVAFDRDVNEKLRPLFPSVKVELDIPVPTLETFLKKASLKVIDEDDGFERDITRMGAGSKRAIQMALIRYLADIKKHHNNHYLSRTMLLIDSPELYLHPQAVELVRVALKNLSNEGYQVVFATHSAQMVTSEDVSTSLLIRKNKERGTFMRKRMEDAVHQVVQDAPSQLQMLFSLSNSNELLFADYVLLTEGKTELRVLPALFERITGQSFALIKCALVRQGGVSNTRKSMLVLGAMDMPVRAIVDLDYAFTTATHDGFLDFNDPDIRYCQNLFRELAFQHHLRLVNGLPVSKHSNTTAAQAYAMMAAMPEAERPIRSIHAKLRSQGIWVWTKGAIEEHLGLTAKNEATWSKFIERSKAQNFTKTLPDYASIEELCKWIIEGSQTY
- a CDS encoding NADP-dependent isocitrate dehydrogenase, producing SMPAMIRNSGCMWNKEGKLQEVKACIPDRCYAGIYEATIDFHKKNGAFDPTTMGSTSNVGLMAQGAEEYGSHDKTFIAKGKGVIRAVNSKGEVLLSQDVEAGDIFRMCQAKDAPIKDWVKLAVNRARVSNTPAIFWLDPQRGHDREIQKKVELYLKDHDLTGLDIKIMDPKSAITESLTRAKAGLDTISVTGNVMRDYLTDLFPILEVGTSAKMYSIVPLMAGGGMFETGAGGSAPKHVQQFLAENYLRWDSLGEYFALVPSFEQIASTTGNKKAKVLADTLDEANGRILENNRTPARKIGDLDNRGSHFYLAMYWAEALAAQTADAELAAKFAPVAAALTAAEKDIVGALTAAQGQPVDIGGYYFPKAELLKKWMRPVEQFNKVIDSI